The following proteins come from a genomic window of Pseudochaenichthys georgianus chromosome 19, fPseGeo1.2, whole genome shotgun sequence:
- the LOC117464713 gene encoding liprin-alpha-3-like isoform X3 → MMMCEVMPTISEDGRSGTGGATTSPPGTGVGGPGGAGGAGGFSGKETRGGGDEGGSTGNLESLMVNMLTERERLLDNLRETQDCLGTAQLRLRDLGHEKESLQRQLTIALPQEFAVLTKDLNVCREQLLEREEEIAELKAERNNTRLLLEHLECLVSRHERSLRMTVVKRQIQSPAGVSSEVEVLKALKSLFEHHKALDEKVRERLRVALERVSLLEDQLATSAQERLPNGPSTGLEESELERQREGEIERQRSELSQLRERLALMCRQVGEIEEQLAAARREVTKSEEANQKLQREVKEALCQREDMEERITTLERRYLSAQREATSLHDIKDKLENELASKESLHRQSEEKNRQLQERLDEAKQKLQQTLQRAETLPEIEAQLAQRVAALNKAEERHGNFEERLRQMEAQLEEKNQELQRARQREKMNDEHNKRLSDTVDKLLSESNERLQLHLKERMAALEEKNALSEELSNMKKIQDDLIANKEQLLAELERIQLELDQLRGRPGSYSRAGSVSSLPSTLFRRSLPGSASELRYPQGGGSLPSGYTNSTTGMVVRRTNRGRWGARDDSNKYGEWDSGSMLGPGYDGGDGGCSDDEDDRETLFGSELLSPSGQTDVQTLAIMLQEQLEAINKEIKLIQEEKESTELRAEEIESRVSSVALDAPSLPPSSLGGRDSVGRGYMTPSITSSTLASPSPPSSGHSTPRLPHSPARENDRQNSKDGEECRALALIDSNTPAVPRALRLDRMTHTHPGAGLDDLREFRSLSADGSTTASQDSLHKASKKKSIKSSIGRLFGKKEKGRIGTPGRESSSLASTPSDDLGSDPLGLAKLGTGTVEKDRRSKKKHDLLEEACRQGLPFASWDGPTVVTWLELWVGMPAWYVAACRANVKSGAIMANLSDTEIQREIGISNPLHRLKLRLAIQEMVSLTSPSAPASTRSSTSNIWMTHAEMESLAAAVKPEQKEFSWDQILAYGDMNHEWVGNEWLPSLGLPQYRSYFMESLVDARMLDHLTKKELRGQLKMVDSFHRVSLHYGIMCLKRLNYDRKELERRRDESQHHNQDVMVWSNERVMCWVQAIGLKEFADNLLESGVHGALLALDDTFDYTDLALLLQIPNQNTQARQLLEKEYNGLITMGTERRPDEDGSKTFTRSPSWRKMFREKDLRGVTSDSSETLPANFRASAISTPSVTLRKVQSEVGPRGESGSVRTYSC, encoded by the exons GAGTTTGCTGTGTTGACTAAAGATCTGAACGTTTGCCGGGAGCAGCTTctggagagggaggaggagattGCCGAGCTCAAGGCGGAGAGAAACAACACGCGT TTGTTGCTGGAGCACCTGGAGTGTCTGGTGTCTCGCCATGAGCGCAGTCTGAGGATGACGGTGGTGAAAAGACAAATCCAGTCCCCGGCGGGGGTTTCCAGTGAGGTGGAAGTTCTCAAGGCCCTCAAGTCTCTGTTTGAGCACCACAAGGCTCTGGATGAGAAG GTCCGAGAGAGGCTCCGTGTGGCCCTCGAGAGGGTGTCCTTGCTAGAGGACCAGCTTGCAACATCTGCTCAAGAG CGACTACCCAATGGACCCTCCACTGGCCTGGAGGAGAGCGAGCTGGAGAGGCAGCGAGAAGGAGAGATAGAGCGGCAGAGATCTGAACTCTCCCAGCTGAGGGAGAGGCTGGCCCTCATGTGTCGCCAG GTTGGGGAAATAGAGGAACAGCTTGCGGCTGCCAGGAGGGAGGTGACGAAGTCGGAGGAGGCCAATCAGAAGCTCCAAAGGGAAGTGAAAGAG GCTCTTTGCCAAAGGGAGGACATGGAGGAAAGGATTACTACACTAGAACGCAG GTACCTCAGCGCCCAGAGGGAGGCGACTTCTCTCCATGATATCAAAGACAAGCTGGAAAATGAGCTGGCCAGCAAGGAATCACTGCACAGACAG AGTGAAGAGAAGAACAGACAGCTGCAGGAACGTCTGGATGAAGCCAAGCAGAAGCTCCAGCAGACCCTGCAGAGGGCTGAGACGCTGCCTGAGATCGAGGCCCAGCTTGCCCAAAGGGTTGCTGCTCTCAACAAG GCAGAGGAACGGCATGGAAACTTCGAGGAGCGACTACGACAAATGGAGGCTCAACTCGAGGAGAAGAACCAAGAGCTACAGAGG GCGAGGCAGAGGGAGAAGATGAATGATGAACACAACAAACGCCTCTCAGATACAGTGGACAAGCTTCTGTCCGAGTCCAATGAAAGgctgcagctccacctcaaagAGAGGATGGCAGCGCTAGAGGAGAAG AATGCTCTATCAGAGGAACTGTCTAACATGAAGAAAATCCAAGATGATCTCATAGCTAATAAG GAACAACTCCTTGCTGAGCTGGAGCGAATCCAACTGGAGTTAGATCAGCTGAGAGGCAGGCCTGGCTCTTATTCCAG GGCGGGCAGCGTGAGCTCTCTTCCCTCCACCCTCTTTCGAAGATCTCTTCCAGGGAGCGCCTCAGAGCTGCGGTACCCTCAGGGCGGAGGCTCGCTCCCGTCCGGCTACACCAACTCCACTACTGGGATGGTGGTCAGGCGGACGAACCGAGGTCGCTGGGGGGCTCGAGACGACAGCAACAAG TATGGAGAGTGGGACAGCGGCTCCATGCTTGGTCCCGGGTATGATGGTGGAGACGGAGGCTGTTCCGACGATGAGGACGACCGGGAGACTCTGTTCGGGTCGGAGCTGCTGTCTCCCAGCGGACAGACAGATGTACAGACTCTGGCCATCATGCTGCAGGAGCAACTGGAGGCCATCAACAAGGAGATTAA GCTCATTCAGGAGGAAAAGGAGAGCACAGAGCTGAGGGCCGAAGAGATAGAGAGCCGGGTCAGCAGCGTGGCCCTCGATGCCCCATCTCTTCCCCCCTCCTCACTGGGAGGACGGGACAGCGTCGGGAGGGGATACATGACTCCCTCCATCACCTCCTCCACGTTGGCGTCTCCCTCACCTCCCAGTTCTGGACATTCGACGCCCCGCCTGCCACATTCCCCTGCCAGAGAGAATGACAGACAG AATAGCAAAGATGGTGAAGAATGCAGAGCTCTTGCCCTGATTGACTCCAACACTCCCGCGGTTCCTCGAGCCCTGCGATTGGACAGAATGACACACACTCACCCGGGAGCAGGACTCGACGACCTCCGTGAATTTCGCAG TCTCTCTGCTGACGGTTCTACCACCGCCAGCCAGGATTCCCTCCACAAGGCCAGCAAAAAGAAAAGCATTAAGTCCTCAATTGGTCGTCTCTTTGGCAAAAAGGAAAAAGGGAGGATCGGTACACCTGGTCGGGAATCTTCCTCACTGG CCTCCACACCCTCTGATGACCTGGGTTCTGACCCGTTAGGCCTGGCTAAACTTGGGACTGGAACAGTGGAGAAAGACCGCCGCAGCAAAAAGAA ACATGACCTGTTAGAGGAAGCCTGTCGCCAAGGTCTGCCTTTTGCCTCATGGGACGGCCCGACCGTTGTAACGTGGCTTGAG CTGTGGGTAGGCATGCCAGCATGGTATGTGGCAGCGTGTCGTGCAAACGTGAAAAGCGGCGCCATCATGGCCAACCTCTCGGACACAGAGATCCAGCGGGAGATCGGCATAAGCAACCCTCTCCACCGGCTCAAACTCCGCCTGGCCATTCAGGAAATGGTCTCCCTCACCAGTCCGTCTGCACCTGCCAGCACTCGCTCT TCGACCAGTAATATTTGGATGACGCATGCTGAGATGGAGTCTCTCGCTGCTGCCGTCAAGCCA GAGCAAAAGGAGTTCAGCTGGGATCAG ATCCTGGCCTATGGAGACATGAACCATGAGTGGGTTGGAAACGAATGGCTGCCCAGCCTGGGTCTGCCCCAGTACCGCTCCTACTTCATGGAGTCTCTGGTGGATGCCCGTATGCTTGATCACCTCACCAAGAAGGAACTGAGGGGCCAGCTGAAGATGGTGGACAGTTTCCACAG GGTGAGTCTTCACTATGGCATCATGTGCTTGAAGCGCTTAAACTATGACAGGAAGGAGCTGGAGAGGAGGAGGGACGAGAGCCAACACCACAACCAAG ATGTCATGGTGTGGTCCAATGAGCGAGTGATGTGTTGGGTGCAGGCTATCGGTCTGAAGGAGTTTGCTGACAACCTGTTAGAAAGCGGGGTGCACGGGGCCCTCCTGGCACTAGATGACACCTTCGACTACACTGACTTGGCCCTCCTGCTCCAGATACCCAATCAGAACACACAG GCGAGGCAGCTCCTGGAGAAGGAGTACAACGGTCTCATCACCATGGGAACAGAAAGGAGGCCAGATGAG GACGGCTCAAAAACATTTACACGGTCACCGTCATGGAGGAAAATGTTCCGGGAGAAGGACCTCCGCGGCGTGACGTCCGACTCCTCAGAGACATTACCTGCCAACTTCCGTGCCTCCGCCATCTCGACCCCCTCCGTCACCCTGAGAAAAGTCCAGAGTGAAG TAGGTCCGAGAGGAGAGTCGGGGTCCGTCAGAACATATTCCTGCTAA
- the LOC117464713 gene encoding liprin-alpha-3-like isoform X2 encodes MMMCEVMPTISEDGRSGTGGATTSPPGTGVGGPGGAGGAGGFSGKETRGGGDEGGSTGNLESLMVNMLTERERLLDNLRETQDCLGTAQLRLRDLGHEKESLQRQLTIALPQEFAVLTKDLNVCREQLLEREEEIAELKAERNNTRLLLEHLECLVSRHERSLRMTVVKRQIQSPAGVSSEVEVLKALKSLFEHHKALDEKVRERLRVALERVSLLEDQLATSAQEVISLRDQIKRRQQGADGGKDRLPNGPSTGLEESELERQREGEIERQRSELSQLRERLALMCRQVGEIEEQLAAARREVTKSEEANQKLQREVKEALCQREDMEERITTLERRYLSAQREATSLHDIKDKLENELASKESLHRQSEEKNRQLQERLDEAKQKLQQTLQRAETLPEIEAQLAQRVAALNKAEERHGNFEERLRQMEAQLEEKNQELQRARQREKMNDEHNKRLSDTVDKLLSESNERLQLHLKERMAALEEKNALSEELSNMKKIQDDLIANKEQLLAELERIQLELDQLRGRPGSYSRAGSVSSLPSTLFRRSLPGSASELRYPQGGGSLPSGYTNSTTGMVVRRTNRGRWGARDDSNKYGEWDSGSMLGPGYDGGDGGCSDDEDDRETLFGSELLSPSGQTDVQTLAIMLQEQLEAINKEIKLIQEEKESTELRAEEIESRVSSVALDAPSLPPSSLGGRDSVGRGYMTPSITSSTLASPSPPSSGHSTPRLPHSPARENDRQNSKDGEECRALALIDSNTPAVPRALRLDRMTHTHPGAGLDDLREFRSLSADGSTTASQDSLHKASKKKSIKSSIGRLFGKKEKGRIGTPGRESSSLASTPSDDLGSDPLGLAKLGTGTVEKDRRSKKKHDLLEEACRQGLPFASWDGPTVVTWLELWVGMPAWYVAACRANVKSGAIMANLSDTEIQREIGISNPLHRLKLRLAIQEMVSLTSPSAPASTRSSTSNIWMTHAEMESLAAAVKPEQKEFSWDQILAYGDMNHEWVGNEWLPSLGLPQYRSYFMESLVDARMLDHLTKKELRGQLKMVDSFHRVSLHYGIMCLKRLNYDRKELERRRDESQHHNQDVMVWSNERVMCWVQAIGLKEFADNLLESGVHGALLALDDTFDYTDLALLLQIPNQNTQARQLLEKEYNGLITMGTERRPDEDGSKTFTRSPSWRKMFREKDLRGVTSDSSETLPANFRASAISTPSVTLRKVQSEGPRGESGSVRTYSC; translated from the exons GAGTTTGCTGTGTTGACTAAAGATCTGAACGTTTGCCGGGAGCAGCTTctggagagggaggaggagattGCCGAGCTCAAGGCGGAGAGAAACAACACGCGT TTGTTGCTGGAGCACCTGGAGTGTCTGGTGTCTCGCCATGAGCGCAGTCTGAGGATGACGGTGGTGAAAAGACAAATCCAGTCCCCGGCGGGGGTTTCCAGTGAGGTGGAAGTTCTCAAGGCCCTCAAGTCTCTGTTTGAGCACCACAAGGCTCTGGATGAGAAG GTCCGAGAGAGGCTCCGTGTGGCCCTCGAGAGGGTGTCCTTGCTAGAGGACCAGCTTGCAACATCTGCTCAAGAG GTAATCTCTTTAAGAGACCAAATTAAAAGACGTCAACAAGGGGCGGACGGCGGGAAAGAT CGACTACCCAATGGACCCTCCACTGGCCTGGAGGAGAGCGAGCTGGAGAGGCAGCGAGAAGGAGAGATAGAGCGGCAGAGATCTGAACTCTCCCAGCTGAGGGAGAGGCTGGCCCTCATGTGTCGCCAG GTTGGGGAAATAGAGGAACAGCTTGCGGCTGCCAGGAGGGAGGTGACGAAGTCGGAGGAGGCCAATCAGAAGCTCCAAAGGGAAGTGAAAGAG GCTCTTTGCCAAAGGGAGGACATGGAGGAAAGGATTACTACACTAGAACGCAG GTACCTCAGCGCCCAGAGGGAGGCGACTTCTCTCCATGATATCAAAGACAAGCTGGAAAATGAGCTGGCCAGCAAGGAATCACTGCACAGACAG AGTGAAGAGAAGAACAGACAGCTGCAGGAACGTCTGGATGAAGCCAAGCAGAAGCTCCAGCAGACCCTGCAGAGGGCTGAGACGCTGCCTGAGATCGAGGCCCAGCTTGCCCAAAGGGTTGCTGCTCTCAACAAG GCAGAGGAACGGCATGGAAACTTCGAGGAGCGACTACGACAAATGGAGGCTCAACTCGAGGAGAAGAACCAAGAGCTACAGAGG GCGAGGCAGAGGGAGAAGATGAATGATGAACACAACAAACGCCTCTCAGATACAGTGGACAAGCTTCTGTCCGAGTCCAATGAAAGgctgcagctccacctcaaagAGAGGATGGCAGCGCTAGAGGAGAAG AATGCTCTATCAGAGGAACTGTCTAACATGAAGAAAATCCAAGATGATCTCATAGCTAATAAG GAACAACTCCTTGCTGAGCTGGAGCGAATCCAACTGGAGTTAGATCAGCTGAGAGGCAGGCCTGGCTCTTATTCCAG GGCGGGCAGCGTGAGCTCTCTTCCCTCCACCCTCTTTCGAAGATCTCTTCCAGGGAGCGCCTCAGAGCTGCGGTACCCTCAGGGCGGAGGCTCGCTCCCGTCCGGCTACACCAACTCCACTACTGGGATGGTGGTCAGGCGGACGAACCGAGGTCGCTGGGGGGCTCGAGACGACAGCAACAAG TATGGAGAGTGGGACAGCGGCTCCATGCTTGGTCCCGGGTATGATGGTGGAGACGGAGGCTGTTCCGACGATGAGGACGACCGGGAGACTCTGTTCGGGTCGGAGCTGCTGTCTCCCAGCGGACAGACAGATGTACAGACTCTGGCCATCATGCTGCAGGAGCAACTGGAGGCCATCAACAAGGAGATTAA GCTCATTCAGGAGGAAAAGGAGAGCACAGAGCTGAGGGCCGAAGAGATAGAGAGCCGGGTCAGCAGCGTGGCCCTCGATGCCCCATCTCTTCCCCCCTCCTCACTGGGAGGACGGGACAGCGTCGGGAGGGGATACATGACTCCCTCCATCACCTCCTCCACGTTGGCGTCTCCCTCACCTCCCAGTTCTGGACATTCGACGCCCCGCCTGCCACATTCCCCTGCCAGAGAGAATGACAGACAG AATAGCAAAGATGGTGAAGAATGCAGAGCTCTTGCCCTGATTGACTCCAACACTCCCGCGGTTCCTCGAGCCCTGCGATTGGACAGAATGACACACACTCACCCGGGAGCAGGACTCGACGACCTCCGTGAATTTCGCAG TCTCTCTGCTGACGGTTCTACCACCGCCAGCCAGGATTCCCTCCACAAGGCCAGCAAAAAGAAAAGCATTAAGTCCTCAATTGGTCGTCTCTTTGGCAAAAAGGAAAAAGGGAGGATCGGTACACCTGGTCGGGAATCTTCCTCACTGG CCTCCACACCCTCTGATGACCTGGGTTCTGACCCGTTAGGCCTGGCTAAACTTGGGACTGGAACAGTGGAGAAAGACCGCCGCAGCAAAAAGAA ACATGACCTGTTAGAGGAAGCCTGTCGCCAAGGTCTGCCTTTTGCCTCATGGGACGGCCCGACCGTTGTAACGTGGCTTGAG CTGTGGGTAGGCATGCCAGCATGGTATGTGGCAGCGTGTCGTGCAAACGTGAAAAGCGGCGCCATCATGGCCAACCTCTCGGACACAGAGATCCAGCGGGAGATCGGCATAAGCAACCCTCTCCACCGGCTCAAACTCCGCCTGGCCATTCAGGAAATGGTCTCCCTCACCAGTCCGTCTGCACCTGCCAGCACTCGCTCT TCGACCAGTAATATTTGGATGACGCATGCTGAGATGGAGTCTCTCGCTGCTGCCGTCAAGCCA GAGCAAAAGGAGTTCAGCTGGGATCAG ATCCTGGCCTATGGAGACATGAACCATGAGTGGGTTGGAAACGAATGGCTGCCCAGCCTGGGTCTGCCCCAGTACCGCTCCTACTTCATGGAGTCTCTGGTGGATGCCCGTATGCTTGATCACCTCACCAAGAAGGAACTGAGGGGCCAGCTGAAGATGGTGGACAGTTTCCACAG GGTGAGTCTTCACTATGGCATCATGTGCTTGAAGCGCTTAAACTATGACAGGAAGGAGCTGGAGAGGAGGAGGGACGAGAGCCAACACCACAACCAAG ATGTCATGGTGTGGTCCAATGAGCGAGTGATGTGTTGGGTGCAGGCTATCGGTCTGAAGGAGTTTGCTGACAACCTGTTAGAAAGCGGGGTGCACGGGGCCCTCCTGGCACTAGATGACACCTTCGACTACACTGACTTGGCCCTCCTGCTCCAGATACCCAATCAGAACACACAG GCGAGGCAGCTCCTGGAGAAGGAGTACAACGGTCTCATCACCATGGGAACAGAAAGGAGGCCAGATGAG GACGGCTCAAAAACATTTACACGGTCACCGTCATGGAGGAAAATGTTCCGGGAGAAGGACCTCCGCGGCGTGACGTCCGACTCCTCAGAGACATTACCTGCCAACTTCCGTGCCTCCGCCATCTCGACCCCCTCCGTCACCCTGAGAAAAGTCCAGAGTGAAG GTCCGAGAGGAGAGTCGGGGTCCGTCAGAACATATTCCTGCTAA
- the LOC117464713 gene encoding liprin-alpha-3-like isoform X1 — MMMCEVMPTISEDGRSGTGGATTSPPGTGVGGPGGAGGAGGFSGKETRGGGDEGGSTGNLESLMVNMLTERERLLDNLRETQDCLGTAQLRLRDLGHEKESLQRQLTIALPQEFAVLTKDLNVCREQLLEREEEIAELKAERNNTRLLLEHLECLVSRHERSLRMTVVKRQIQSPAGVSSEVEVLKALKSLFEHHKALDEKVRERLRVALERVSLLEDQLATSAQEVISLRDQIKRRQQGADGGKDRLPNGPSTGLEESELERQREGEIERQRSELSQLRERLALMCRQVGEIEEQLAAARREVTKSEEANQKLQREVKEALCQREDMEERITTLERRYLSAQREATSLHDIKDKLENELASKESLHRQSEEKNRQLQERLDEAKQKLQQTLQRAETLPEIEAQLAQRVAALNKAEERHGNFEERLRQMEAQLEEKNQELQRARQREKMNDEHNKRLSDTVDKLLSESNERLQLHLKERMAALEEKNALSEELSNMKKIQDDLIANKEQLLAELERIQLELDQLRGRPGSYSRAGSVSSLPSTLFRRSLPGSASELRYPQGGGSLPSGYTNSTTGMVVRRTNRGRWGARDDSNKYGEWDSGSMLGPGYDGGDGGCSDDEDDRETLFGSELLSPSGQTDVQTLAIMLQEQLEAINKEIKLIQEEKESTELRAEEIESRVSSVALDAPSLPPSSLGGRDSVGRGYMTPSITSSTLASPSPPSSGHSTPRLPHSPARENDRQNSKDGEECRALALIDSNTPAVPRALRLDRMTHTHPGAGLDDLREFRSLSADGSTTASQDSLHKASKKKSIKSSIGRLFGKKEKGRIGTPGRESSSLASTPSDDLGSDPLGLAKLGTGTVEKDRRSKKKHDLLEEACRQGLPFASWDGPTVVTWLELWVGMPAWYVAACRANVKSGAIMANLSDTEIQREIGISNPLHRLKLRLAIQEMVSLTSPSAPASTRSSTSNIWMTHAEMESLAAAVKPEQKEFSWDQILAYGDMNHEWVGNEWLPSLGLPQYRSYFMESLVDARMLDHLTKKELRGQLKMVDSFHRVSLHYGIMCLKRLNYDRKELERRRDESQHHNQDVMVWSNERVMCWVQAIGLKEFADNLLESGVHGALLALDDTFDYTDLALLLQIPNQNTQARQLLEKEYNGLITMGTERRPDEDGSKTFTRSPSWRKMFREKDLRGVTSDSSETLPANFRASAISTPSVTLRKVQSEVGPRGESGSVRTYSC; from the exons GAGTTTGCTGTGTTGACTAAAGATCTGAACGTTTGCCGGGAGCAGCTTctggagagggaggaggagattGCCGAGCTCAAGGCGGAGAGAAACAACACGCGT TTGTTGCTGGAGCACCTGGAGTGTCTGGTGTCTCGCCATGAGCGCAGTCTGAGGATGACGGTGGTGAAAAGACAAATCCAGTCCCCGGCGGGGGTTTCCAGTGAGGTGGAAGTTCTCAAGGCCCTCAAGTCTCTGTTTGAGCACCACAAGGCTCTGGATGAGAAG GTCCGAGAGAGGCTCCGTGTGGCCCTCGAGAGGGTGTCCTTGCTAGAGGACCAGCTTGCAACATCTGCTCAAGAG GTAATCTCTTTAAGAGACCAAATTAAAAGACGTCAACAAGGGGCGGACGGCGGGAAAGAT CGACTACCCAATGGACCCTCCACTGGCCTGGAGGAGAGCGAGCTGGAGAGGCAGCGAGAAGGAGAGATAGAGCGGCAGAGATCTGAACTCTCCCAGCTGAGGGAGAGGCTGGCCCTCATGTGTCGCCAG GTTGGGGAAATAGAGGAACAGCTTGCGGCTGCCAGGAGGGAGGTGACGAAGTCGGAGGAGGCCAATCAGAAGCTCCAAAGGGAAGTGAAAGAG GCTCTTTGCCAAAGGGAGGACATGGAGGAAAGGATTACTACACTAGAACGCAG GTACCTCAGCGCCCAGAGGGAGGCGACTTCTCTCCATGATATCAAAGACAAGCTGGAAAATGAGCTGGCCAGCAAGGAATCACTGCACAGACAG AGTGAAGAGAAGAACAGACAGCTGCAGGAACGTCTGGATGAAGCCAAGCAGAAGCTCCAGCAGACCCTGCAGAGGGCTGAGACGCTGCCTGAGATCGAGGCCCAGCTTGCCCAAAGGGTTGCTGCTCTCAACAAG GCAGAGGAACGGCATGGAAACTTCGAGGAGCGACTACGACAAATGGAGGCTCAACTCGAGGAGAAGAACCAAGAGCTACAGAGG GCGAGGCAGAGGGAGAAGATGAATGATGAACACAACAAACGCCTCTCAGATACAGTGGACAAGCTTCTGTCCGAGTCCAATGAAAGgctgcagctccacctcaaagAGAGGATGGCAGCGCTAGAGGAGAAG AATGCTCTATCAGAGGAACTGTCTAACATGAAGAAAATCCAAGATGATCTCATAGCTAATAAG GAACAACTCCTTGCTGAGCTGGAGCGAATCCAACTGGAGTTAGATCAGCTGAGAGGCAGGCCTGGCTCTTATTCCAG GGCGGGCAGCGTGAGCTCTCTTCCCTCCACCCTCTTTCGAAGATCTCTTCCAGGGAGCGCCTCAGAGCTGCGGTACCCTCAGGGCGGAGGCTCGCTCCCGTCCGGCTACACCAACTCCACTACTGGGATGGTGGTCAGGCGGACGAACCGAGGTCGCTGGGGGGCTCGAGACGACAGCAACAAG TATGGAGAGTGGGACAGCGGCTCCATGCTTGGTCCCGGGTATGATGGTGGAGACGGAGGCTGTTCCGACGATGAGGACGACCGGGAGACTCTGTTCGGGTCGGAGCTGCTGTCTCCCAGCGGACAGACAGATGTACAGACTCTGGCCATCATGCTGCAGGAGCAACTGGAGGCCATCAACAAGGAGATTAA GCTCATTCAGGAGGAAAAGGAGAGCACAGAGCTGAGGGCCGAAGAGATAGAGAGCCGGGTCAGCAGCGTGGCCCTCGATGCCCCATCTCTTCCCCCCTCCTCACTGGGAGGACGGGACAGCGTCGGGAGGGGATACATGACTCCCTCCATCACCTCCTCCACGTTGGCGTCTCCCTCACCTCCCAGTTCTGGACATTCGACGCCCCGCCTGCCACATTCCCCTGCCAGAGAGAATGACAGACAG AATAGCAAAGATGGTGAAGAATGCAGAGCTCTTGCCCTGATTGACTCCAACACTCCCGCGGTTCCTCGAGCCCTGCGATTGGACAGAATGACACACACTCACCCGGGAGCAGGACTCGACGACCTCCGTGAATTTCGCAG TCTCTCTGCTGACGGTTCTACCACCGCCAGCCAGGATTCCCTCCACAAGGCCAGCAAAAAGAAAAGCATTAAGTCCTCAATTGGTCGTCTCTTTGGCAAAAAGGAAAAAGGGAGGATCGGTACACCTGGTCGGGAATCTTCCTCACTGG CCTCCACACCCTCTGATGACCTGGGTTCTGACCCGTTAGGCCTGGCTAAACTTGGGACTGGAACAGTGGAGAAAGACCGCCGCAGCAAAAAGAA ACATGACCTGTTAGAGGAAGCCTGTCGCCAAGGTCTGCCTTTTGCCTCATGGGACGGCCCGACCGTTGTAACGTGGCTTGAG CTGTGGGTAGGCATGCCAGCATGGTATGTGGCAGCGTGTCGTGCAAACGTGAAAAGCGGCGCCATCATGGCCAACCTCTCGGACACAGAGATCCAGCGGGAGATCGGCATAAGCAACCCTCTCCACCGGCTCAAACTCCGCCTGGCCATTCAGGAAATGGTCTCCCTCACCAGTCCGTCTGCACCTGCCAGCACTCGCTCT TCGACCAGTAATATTTGGATGACGCATGCTGAGATGGAGTCTCTCGCTGCTGCCGTCAAGCCA GAGCAAAAGGAGTTCAGCTGGGATCAG ATCCTGGCCTATGGAGACATGAACCATGAGTGGGTTGGAAACGAATGGCTGCCCAGCCTGGGTCTGCCCCAGTACCGCTCCTACTTCATGGAGTCTCTGGTGGATGCCCGTATGCTTGATCACCTCACCAAGAAGGAACTGAGGGGCCAGCTGAAGATGGTGGACAGTTTCCACAG GGTGAGTCTTCACTATGGCATCATGTGCTTGAAGCGCTTAAACTATGACAGGAAGGAGCTGGAGAGGAGGAGGGACGAGAGCCAACACCACAACCAAG ATGTCATGGTGTGGTCCAATGAGCGAGTGATGTGTTGGGTGCAGGCTATCGGTCTGAAGGAGTTTGCTGACAACCTGTTAGAAAGCGGGGTGCACGGGGCCCTCCTGGCACTAGATGACACCTTCGACTACACTGACTTGGCCCTCCTGCTCCAGATACCCAATCAGAACACACAG GCGAGGCAGCTCCTGGAGAAGGAGTACAACGGTCTCATCACCATGGGAACAGAAAGGAGGCCAGATGAG GACGGCTCAAAAACATTTACACGGTCACCGTCATGGAGGAAAATGTTCCGGGAGAAGGACCTCCGCGGCGTGACGTCCGACTCCTCAGAGACATTACCTGCCAACTTCCGTGCCTCCGCCATCTCGACCCCCTCCGTCACCCTGAGAAAAGTCCAGAGTGAAG TAGGTCCGAGAGGAGAGTCGGGGTCCGTCAGAACATATTCCTGCTAA